A genome region from Triticum aestivum cultivar Chinese Spring chromosome 2B, IWGSC CS RefSeq v2.1, whole genome shotgun sequence includes the following:
- the LOC123041765 gene encoding cytochrome P450 87A3, producing the protein MQPYLELASLRITTTIPLSPRIYSTIFLQAMAAMAYIALRGAALAAIVALIHWVYRWRHPKCAGTLPPGSMGIPIIGETLQFFAPNPTCGLSPFVRDRVKRYGSMFKTSIVGRPVVVSADPDVNHYVFQNEGKLFESWYPDTFTEIFGRDNVGSLHGFIYKYLKTLVLRLYGQENLKAVLLAETDAACRGSLAAWAAQPCVDIKDGLSTMIFDLTAKKLIGYEPTKSSESLRENFTAFIRGLISFPLNIPGTAYHECMEGRKKAMKVLKGMMKERMADPERKCEDFFDHVIQELRREKPLLTETIALDLMFVLLFASFETTALALTLGVKLLTENPRVVDALTEEHEAIVRNREDPDAAVTWAEYKSMTFTAQVIMEIVRLANIVPGIFRKALQDVEIKGYTVPAGWGIMVCPPAVHLNPDIYEDPLAFNPWRWQGKPEITGGTKHFMAFGGGLRFCVGTDLTKVLMATFIHNLVTKYRWKTVKGGNIVRTPGLGFPDGFDIQLFPKN; encoded by the exons ATGCAGCCATATCTTGAGCTAGCTTCTCTCCGCATCACCACCACCATCCCGCTGTCCCCAAGAATATATAGCACGATCTTCCTCCAGGCCATGGCTGCCATGGCCTATATAGCCCTCCGGGGTGCGGCATTGGCCGCCATCGTCGCCCTCATCCATTGGGTGTACAGGTGGCGCCACCCCAAATGCGCCGGCACGCTCCCGCCGGGATCCATGGGCATCCCCATCATCGGCGAGACGCTGCAGTTCTTCGCCCCCAACCCGACCTGCGGCCTCTCCCCCTTCGTCCGGGACAGGGTGAAGAGGTACGGGAGCATGTTCAAGACGAGCATCGTGGGGCGGCCGGTGGTGGTGTCGGCGGACCCGGACGTGAACCACTACGTGTTCCAGAACGAGGGGAAGCTGTTCGAGAGCTGGTACCCGGACACCTTCACCGAGATCTTCGGCCGCGACAACGTCGGCTCCCTGCACGGCTTCATCTACAAGTACCTCAAGACCCTCGTGCTCCGCCTCTACGGCCAGGAGAACCTCAAGGCGGTGCTCCTCGCCGAGACCGACGCCGCCTGCCGCGGCAGCCTCGCCGCGTGGGCGGCGCAGCCCTGTGTCGACATCAAAGACGGGCTCTCCACT ATGATCTTTGATCTTACGGCCAAGAAGCTGATCGGCTACGAGCCGACCAAGTCGTCGGAGAGCCTGCGGGAGAATTTCACGGCGTTCATTCGCGGCCTGATCTCGTTCCCCCTCAACATTCCCGGCACGGCCTATCACGAATGCATGGAG GGGAGGAAGAAGGCGATGAAGGTGCTCAAGGGCATGATGAAGGAGAGGATGGCGGATCCGGAGAGGAAGTGCGAGGACTTCTTCGACCACGTGATCCAGGAACTGAGGAGGGAGAAGCCGCTTCTGACGGAAACCATCGCGCTGGACCTCATGTTCGTGCTCCTCTTCGCCAGCTTCGAGACCACGGCGCTGGCGCTCACTCTCGGCGTCAAGCTGCTCACCGAGAACCCCAGAGTCGTCGACGCGCTAACG GAGGAACACGAAGCGATCGTCAGGAACAGGGAGGACCCAGATGCCGCGGTCACGTGGGCCGAGTACAAGTCGATGACCTTCACAGCTCAG GTGATAATGGAGATCGTCAGGCTCGCCAACATCGTGCCGGGGATTTTCCGGAAGGCCTTGCAAGACGTTGAGATCAAAG GCTACACAGTTCCAGCGGGATGGGGTATCATGGTGTGTCCGCCGGCGGTGCACCTAAACCCTGACATATACGAAGATCCGCTGGCGTTCAACCCATGGAGGTGGCAG GGCAAACCTGAAATCACCGGTGGAACCAAGCATTTCATGGCGTTCGGAGGCGGGCTTCGGTTCTGCGTCGGAACCGATCTCACCAAGGTCTTGATGGCAACATTCATTCACAACCTGGTTACGAAATACAG ATGGAAGACGGTCAAAGGAGGAAACATAGTCCGGACTCCGGGCCTCGGCTTCCCGGATGGCTTTGACATCCAGCTATTCCCTAAGAACTGA